In Treponema vincentii, a single window of DNA contains:
- a CDS encoding 2'-5' RNA ligase family protein, with translation MKQTNISQQTHFIGVLLPEDITLTLEDCRRYMNEVYGCKSGHGTPIHVTLVPPFRLQEEYSTADLISAIEKEVLPKGLGFTAHIDNFDAFGDRTLFANVVASDAWTKLRDKTIQAILNTCPGCTKKDKKPFRPHATVANRDIPTGIMTKALQVMNELNLAEDFPVDNITIFERKGNRWEAGVTLEIPMY, from the coding sequence ATGAAACAAACCAACATTTCGCAGCAAACACATTTTATCGGTGTTCTCCTCCCAGAGGATATAACCCTTACTCTTGAAGATTGCCGCCGCTATATGAACGAGGTTTACGGCTGCAAGTCAGGGCATGGCACTCCCATCCATGTGACACTCGTCCCTCCGTTCAGATTGCAAGAAGAATATTCAACAGCTGATTTAATCAGCGCGATTGAAAAAGAAGTCTTGCCCAAAGGCTTAGGTTTTACTGCTCATATTGATAACTTTGATGCGTTTGGAGATAGAACACTTTTTGCAAATGTCGTTGCAAGTGATGCGTGGACAAAGCTCCGTGATAAAACAATACAAGCGATTTTGAATACCTGTCCTGGCTGCACTAAAAAAGACAAAAAGCCGTTCCGGCCTCACGCAACTGTTGCAAATCGGGATATTCCTACCGGAATAATGACGAAGGCGCTTCAGGTTATGAACGAACTAAACCTTGCGGAAGACTTTCCGGTTGATAACATCACGATTTTTGAGCGGAAAGGTAACAGGTGGGAAGCGGGGGTTACTCTGGAAATTCCCATGTATTGA
- a CDS encoding Eco57I restriction-modification methylase domain-containing protein, with the protein MSIKAKDMTMAERKERVAQLVNQFKENEPFYLSKNFVESEVRNKFIDPLLECLKWDVKNEKGARHDRQEVITEDRVVMNGQVKHPDYTLCYGGERKMYVEAKQPSVDLKTNPEPALQVRRYAYTSKMPIAVLTDFQELAIYDTRIKPSEKDTAATARIEYLTYDQLSENFESLYDKISWDAVDLGKFDTYYEGTKDKRGTATVDDDILNMIEKWRMVLAEDIALHNDEIDAFNLTGAVQKIIDRLLFLRICEDKEIEEGNQLKKIAEQKTAIYKNVQRLFENANAKFNAGLFASDQWLDELAVADKTLISIINALYYPECQYEFSVLPVEILGSIYERFLGKIIRFTRKTKNGHSIEILEKPEVQKAGGVYYTPPYIVKYIVENTIGKKLAGRTPDEVSRLRFVDPACGSGSFLVGAYQYLLDWHLDWYYAEARRAQAEKKGLIYKDAATQGYKLSIEEKKRILLNNIYGVDIDAQAVEVTKLSLFLKLLENEGKALSATGQAALFRTSDIQAKILPNMSHNIKCGNSLIGTDYYTGKDLTLFGIEEQRKVNAFDWDAQFPGIFADGGFDCVIGNPPYVKEYTDTGCFEGLHNHPCYQGKMDLWYFFGYQAIRFTKENGLVGFIAPNNWITNAGASLFRDFVLDNAKIVTYTDFGNYKVFETASIQTMIYIMQKTKMNECYSVEYSRLNNAHAELSEVIDFLAGNGEENITRFEAEIVKNVCKDTYILFLNKKNSVILNHIKRNSNAGLTEGEIAQGIVAPQDFCNRASALTLGDENLQGTGIFNLSMDEYNALNLSSEEKELVKPFYTSTELHKYYGNANNKLWVIYTTSKFKNKSEMKAYPNLKAHLDKFIQVITSDNRPYGLHRARDEKFFRGEKIVSLRKTAEPRFTYTDFDCYVSQSYNVIKTERFNLKFLTAILNSNVIKFWLRYKGKMQGDNFQVDKEPLLELPLIVPTESEQAHLSVLADQMITAQEQLNSAISDSDKKFLQQRVDILDKQINTVVYGLYGLTADEVKIVERE; encoded by the coding sequence ATGTCCATTAAGGCAAAAGACATGACGATGGCGGAACGCAAGGAACGTGTAGCACAGCTGGTAAATCAATTTAAGGAAAATGAGCCATTTTATCTTTCCAAGAATTTTGTGGAAAGCGAAGTGCGCAATAAGTTTATCGATCCGCTGCTTGAATGCCTAAAATGGGATGTCAAAAACGAGAAAGGAGCGCGGCATGACCGGCAGGAGGTTATTACCGAAGACCGTGTAGTGATGAACGGGCAGGTGAAGCATCCCGACTATACGCTCTGTTACGGCGGCGAGCGGAAGATGTATGTGGAAGCAAAGCAGCCGAGTGTTGACCTTAAAACAAATCCCGAACCGGCGCTGCAGGTGCGGCGGTATGCGTATACCTCAAAGATGCCGATTGCGGTGCTGACGGACTTCCAGGAATTGGCGATTTACGATACGCGGATTAAGCCGTCCGAAAAAGACACTGCCGCTACTGCCCGCATTGAGTATCTGACTTACGATCAGCTCTCTGAAAATTTTGAATCGCTGTATGATAAAATCAGTTGGGATGCCGTCGATCTTGGTAAGTTCGATACCTATTACGAAGGGACGAAGGATAAGCGGGGGACGGCAACTGTCGATGATGATATTTTGAATATGATCGAAAAATGGCGGATGGTCCTTGCCGAAGATATTGCGCTGCATAATGACGAAATCGATGCATTCAATTTGACGGGCGCTGTGCAGAAAATTATCGACCGGCTGCTCTTCTTACGGATTTGTGAAGATAAAGAAATTGAAGAAGGAAATCAGCTTAAAAAAATCGCGGAGCAAAAAACGGCTATTTATAAAAATGTGCAGCGGCTTTTTGAAAATGCGAATGCTAAATTCAATGCAGGGTTGTTTGCTTCCGACCAATGGCTTGACGAACTTGCTGTTGCGGATAAAACGCTTATCAGTATTATCAATGCGCTCTATTATCCTGAATGTCAGTATGAGTTCAGCGTACTGCCGGTTGAAATACTCGGTTCCATTTATGAACGCTTTTTGGGAAAGATTATCCGCTTTACGCGCAAAACGAAGAACGGGCACAGCATAGAAATTCTTGAAAAGCCGGAAGTACAAAAAGCTGGGGGTGTGTATTATACGCCGCCTTATATCGTTAAATACATCGTTGAAAACACAATCGGTAAAAAGCTTGCAGGCAGAACGCCTGATGAGGTAAGCCGTTTGCGTTTTGTTGATCCTGCATGCGGTTCGGGGAGTTTTCTTGTCGGGGCGTATCAGTATTTGCTGGACTGGCACTTGGATTGGTATTATGCGGAAGCGCGGCGTGCGCAGGCAGAGAAGAAGGGGCTTATTTACAAGGATGCAGCAACGCAAGGGTATAAGCTGAGCATTGAAGAGAAAAAACGTATTTTACTAAACAATATCTACGGTGTGGATATCGACGCACAGGCGGTGGAGGTAACAAAGCTTTCGCTCTTTTTGAAGCTCTTGGAAAATGAGGGCAAGGCGCTTTCCGCAACGGGACAGGCTGCACTGTTCAGAACGAGCGACATACAGGCAAAAATTTTACCGAATATGTCGCACAATATTAAATGCGGGAACAGCCTTATCGGAACAGATTACTACACGGGCAAGGATTTAACACTGTTCGGCATCGAGGAACAACGCAAGGTGAACGCCTTTGACTGGGATGCTCAGTTCCCGGGCATATTTGCAGACGGCGGTTTTGATTGCGTGATTGGGAATCCGCCGTATGTAAAAGAATATACCGATACAGGCTGCTTTGAAGGTTTACATAATCATCCTTGCTATCAAGGAAAAATGGATTTGTGGTATTTTTTCGGATATCAAGCGATTCGGTTTACAAAAGAAAACGGATTAGTCGGATTTATCGCACCGAATAATTGGATAACAAATGCGGGGGCTTCTTTGTTTAGGGATTTTGTATTGGATAATGCAAAGATAGTAACGTATACGGACTTCGGCAATTACAAGGTATTTGAAACCGCCTCAATTCAAACAATGATATACATTATGCAAAAAACGAAAATGAATGAGTGTTATTCGGTTGAATATTCGCGGCTTAATAATGCCCACGCCGAACTGTCTGAAGTGATTGATTTTTTAGCGGGGAACGGAGAAGAAAATATAACCCGGTTTGAAGCAGAAATTGTAAAAAATGTCTGTAAAGATACATATATTCTCTTTTTGAATAAGAAAAATTCTGTCATTCTTAATCATATAAAAAGAAACAGTAATGCAGGGCTTACAGAAGGCGAAATTGCACAAGGGATTGTAGCGCCCCAAGATTTTTGTAATAGAGCATCAGCTCTAACATTAGGTGATGAAAATCTGCAAGGTACAGGTATATTCAATCTTTCGATGGATGAATATAATGCACTCAATTTATCGTCCGAAGAAAAGGAATTGGTAAAACCTTTTTACACTTCGACGGAGTTGCATAAATATTACGGCAATGCAAATAATAAACTATGGGTGATATATACAACGTCAAAGTTTAAAAATAAAAGCGAAATGAAAGCATATCCAAATCTCAAAGCGCATCTTGACAAATTTATTCAAGTGATTACATCTGATAATAGACCGTATGGGTTGCACCGTGCGCGGGATGAGAAATTTTTCAGAGGAGAAAAGATCGTTTCATTACGGAAAACAGCGGAACCGCGCTTTACCTACACTGATTTTGATTGCTATGTTTCACAGAGTTATAATGTTATTAAAACCGAACGGTTCAATCTTAAATTCTTAACCGCCATATTAAATTCCAATGTGATTAAGTTCTGGCTGCGCTATAAGGGAAAAATGCAAGGGGATAACTTTCAGGTAGATAAAGAACCCCTGCTTGAGTTACCCTTGATTGTCCCAACAGAATCGGAGCAGGCACATTTAAGTGTGTTGGCTGACCAGATGATTACTGCACAGGAACAGCTGAACAGTGCAATATCCGATTCTGATAAGAAATTCTTACAACAGCGGGTTGATATTTTGGATAAGCAGATAAATACTGTTGTATATGGGCTGTATGGCCTGACGGCGGATGAGGTGAAGATTGTGGAGAGGGAGTAG
- a CDS encoding energy-coupling factor transporter transmembrane component T: MKLDPRTKLFILAITGITVFLNDNLFIECLFAVFPFVLLCTAKRLKIAFSYGLLFSALVALQYMLVPLMPATAGSIVYVFSVYIRKLIPCLMLGNFLIATTQVSRFMAALYKMHIPKGFAVALSITLRYFPTMKEEWTFIKEAMALRGLSTSFPAVLRRPIKTMEYIYVPMLVSASKISDEITQAAVTRGIDHVQRRTCIETVRFSVFDVLVLAVYAGIVLLFLRSNGVLPV, from the coding sequence ATGAAACTCGATCCGAGAACAAAATTGTTTATTTTGGCGATTACCGGCATAACGGTATTTTTGAACGACAATCTGTTCATTGAATGTTTGTTTGCGGTTTTTCCGTTTGTTTTGCTGTGTACGGCAAAACGGCTGAAAATTGCATTTTCCTACGGACTTTTGTTCAGTGCTCTTGTTGCGCTGCAGTACATGTTGGTGCCGCTTATGCCGGCGACGGCGGGAAGTATCGTCTATGTGTTTTCGGTATACATCAGAAAACTCATTCCCTGCCTTATGCTTGGGAATTTTTTGATTGCAACAACGCAGGTAAGCCGCTTTATGGCGGCTCTGTATAAAATGCATATTCCCAAAGGTTTTGCCGTTGCCTTGAGCATTACGCTCAGATACTTTCCGACGATGAAGGAAGAGTGGACGTTTATAAAAGAAGCGATGGCACTTCGCGGATTGTCGACGTCTTTTCCGGCCGTACTGCGCCGACCGATAAAGACGATGGAATACATTTACGTACCGATGTTGGTTTCCGCTTCAAAAATTTCCGATGAAATTACACAAGCTGCTGTCACGAGGGGTATCGATCACGTGCAGCGCAGAACGTGTATCGAAACCGTGCGGTTTTCCGTTTTCGATGTGCTTGTGCTGGCGGTTTATGCCGGTATTGTGCTGTTGTTTTTACGCTCAAATGGGGTACTGCCGGTATGA
- a CDS encoding type II toxin-antitoxin system Phd/YefM family antitoxin, producing MPQIVPIRDLKNTANISALCHESNEPIFITKNGYGDMVIMSMETFERNSFFDRLYDNLHAAEQDVQEGRVTDVDAAVAELKSKYGL from the coding sequence ATGCCGCAAATAGTTCCGATACGTGATTTAAAGAATACTGCAAATATTTCCGCCTTGTGTCATGAAAGTAATGAACCTATTTTTATAACAAAAAACGGTTACGGTGATATGGTGATTATGAGCATGGAAACGTTTGAAAGAAACTCTTTTTTCGATCGTCTGTATGATAATCTGCATGCAGCGGAACAAGATGTACAAGAAGGCCGTGTTACCGATGTTGATGCTGCAGTGGCAGAGCTAAAGTCAAAATATGGTTTATAA
- a CDS encoding ATP-binding cassette domain-containing protein encodes MMVEFNSVSFSYTENGTGAVHDISFAIPEGQFVLVCGASGCGKTTITRLINGLIPHFFSGNLSGSIRVAGRETSATPIADISDTVGSVFQNPRTQFFNADTDSEIVFGMENRGMPVNDILERLEAVTAELNLQRLRCKNIFELSGGEKPKIAFASAYAAFPKVLVLDEPSSNLDYHSILELARLLKKAKNRGLTVIVSEHRLWYVTDIIDRVLFMKNGRIEKDLSAREFNDLAEKPYSEFGLRTRTCIVPESSQECDMRCEMADGMNGSTVLTAENLSVQIGKHTILNGVSFEVRAGEILAITGKNGSGKTTLARVLCGLQKSCGTVRLNARRLNNRERKNISYMVMQDVGHQLFTDSVQAECTLGIKEANAAQIEHVLRAMGLNEYKDRHPLALSGGQRQRLAVAVSMICGKQLLVFDEPTSGLDLHSMHQVARLLKELARQNKLVIVITHDYELIETACTRVMNIDYINKTGQGAKMQKQKLLLYGTQMKSLVDTLSNNSAEKTAALVLRMESEYKHLLSEQSFANAMLARHLKKSILPAVAAYKILLAAGKTKEQAFEAVRASVLSDSEKQKRAFQKIGTLPFGFSLMRLMAPLSLKTTFGPSGWDFTWKQNDHRALKWDCSRCFYADIFTQHKVSELTAIFCESDDVVYGSIPTIRWARTRTIGNGDDICDFVFYNERTKNAHIENKRSKDKGKKAGNHV; translated from the coding sequence ATGATGGTGGAATTCAATTCGGTTTCATTTTCATATACCGAAAACGGAACGGGCGCCGTGCACGATATTTCGTTTGCAATACCGGAAGGACAATTCGTCCTTGTGTGCGGTGCAAGCGGATGCGGCAAAACGACAATAACAAGGCTTATAAACGGACTTATACCGCATTTTTTTTCAGGCAATCTTTCGGGAAGCATCCGCGTTGCCGGCAGGGAAACGTCCGCCACACCCATAGCGGATATATCGGATACGGTCGGATCGGTGTTCCAAAATCCGCGCACGCAGTTTTTTAATGCGGACACCGACAGCGAAATCGTATTCGGCATGGAAAATCGAGGAATGCCTGTAAACGACATTTTGGAACGCTTGGAAGCCGTAACCGCCGAGTTAAATTTGCAGCGATTGCGCTGTAAAAACATTTTTGAACTGTCCGGTGGCGAAAAACCAAAAATCGCTTTTGCATCTGCGTATGCCGCTTTTCCGAAAGTACTGGTGTTGGACGAGCCGTCATCCAATTTGGATTATCACTCCATATTGGAGTTGGCGCGTCTTTTAAAAAAAGCAAAAAATAGGGGATTGACGGTTATCGTATCCGAGCACCGGCTGTGGTATGTAACGGATATTATCGACAGGGTGCTTTTTATGAAAAACGGCAGGATTGAAAAAGATTTGAGCGCACGCGAATTTAACGATCTTGCAGAGAAGCCGTACAGCGAGTTCGGTTTGCGGACACGCACATGCATTGTGCCGGAATCCAGCCAAGAGTGTGATATGCGTTGCGAAATGGCTGACGGAATGAACGGTTCAACCGTTTTAACAGCGGAAAACCTGTCGGTACAAATCGGAAAACACACAATCCTTAACGGCGTTTCGTTTGAAGTTCGTGCAGGAGAAATCCTTGCAATTACCGGTAAAAACGGGTCGGGAAAAACGACGCTGGCACGAGTGCTGTGCGGACTTCAAAAATCTTGCGGTACGGTAAGGTTAAACGCTCGCCGTTTGAACAACCGGGAGCGAAAGAATATTTCGTATATGGTTATGCAGGATGTCGGACATCAACTTTTTACCGACAGCGTACAAGCCGAATGCACACTCGGAATAAAAGAAGCGAATGCAGCACAAATAGAACATGTACTGCGCGCTATGGGGTTAAATGAATACAAAGACAGACACCCGCTTGCTTTATCAGGCGGACAGCGCCAACGGCTTGCGGTGGCGGTCAGTATGATTTGCGGCAAACAATTACTTGTCTTTGACGAGCCTACCAGCGGTTTGGATTTACACAGTATGCACCAAGTTGCCCGTTTGCTTAAAGAACTTGCACGGCAAAATAAATTAGTAATCGTTATTACCCACGATTATGAACTCATAGAAACAGCCTGCACGCGCGTGATGAATATTGATTATATCAATAAAACCGGACAAGGAGCGAAAATGCAAAAACAAAAATTATTGCTGTACGGAACTCAGATGAAAAGTCTGGTTGATACGTTGTCGAACAATTCGGCGGAGAAAACCGCAGCGCTTGTACTGCGTATGGAAAGCGAATATAAACACCTTTTAAGCGAACAATCTTTTGCAAACGCAATGCTGGCGCGCCACTTAAAAAAGTCAATACTGCCTGCCGTCGCCGCATACAAAATACTCCTTGCAGCCGGAAAAACCAAAGAGCAAGCGTTTGAAGCCGTGCGCGCTTCCGTGCTGTCGGATTCGGAAAAACAAAAAAGGGCGTTTCAAAAAATCGGTACACTGCCGTTCGGCTTTTCGCTTATGCGTCTTATGGCTCCCCTATCGTTAAAAACGACTTTCGGTCCGAGCGGCTGGGATTTTACATGGAAACAAAACGACCACCGCGCGCTCAAATGGGATTGCAGCCGCTGCTTTTATGCCGATATTTTTACGCAGCATAAAGTAAGCGAACTGACCGCGATTTTTTGCGAAAGCGACGATGTCGTATACGGAAGCATTCCGACAATCCGCTGGGCGCGCACACGCACTATCGGCAACGGCGATGATATTTGCGATTTTGTTTTTTACAATGAACGTACCAAAAATGCACACATCGAAAACAAACGCAGCAAAGACAAGGGCAAAAAGGCGGGAAATCATGTATAA
- a CDS encoding MptD family putative ECF transporter S component — MEQKKLQTKDFISIGIFSLIYSVVAFVVGGIAQMTPLTFPLMPACIALFTGTVFMLYVAKIPKRGALTCLGVIGGILLFITGMFWMMSLFFVLFGIAADCICASGHFRSFKKNLTAYCIMALAPFGAYVPMALLPAQFDAFMKKKGNTAAFEQIIHTIGTSVWVLPAMIAITLLCAILGGLIGKRILRKHFEKAGIV; from the coding sequence ATGGAACAAAAAAAATTACAAACAAAAGACTTTATTTCGATAGGAATTTTTTCGCTGATTTATTCGGTTGTCGCTTTTGTTGTCGGCGGCATAGCGCAGATGACGCCGCTCACGTTTCCTTTAATGCCTGCATGTATTGCGCTGTTTACAGGTACCGTCTTTATGCTCTATGTTGCAAAAATTCCGAAGCGCGGCGCATTAACCTGCCTCGGTGTTATCGGCGGCATTTTGCTTTTTATCACCGGCATGTTTTGGATGATGAGCCTTTTTTTTGTGCTGTTCGGTATTGCGGCAGATTGTATTTGCGCGTCGGGGCATTTTCGGTCGTTTAAAAAAAATCTTACCGCATATTGCATAATGGCACTTGCTCCCTTCGGCGCATACGTTCCTATGGCGCTGCTTCCCGCACAATTTGACGCTTTTATGAAAAAAAAGGGAAACACTGCCGCCTTTGAGCAAATCATTCACACAATCGGTACGAGCGTATGGGTGCTTCCGGCAATGATTGCAATTACACTGCTGTGCGCCATCCTCGGCGGTTTAATCGGCAAACGCATTTTGCGCAAGCATTTTGAAAAAGCGGGTATTGTGTAG
- a CDS encoding serine hydrolase domain-containing protein, with the protein MYKTLRSLSDVFRRLCRAAVFFLCLCAAAQDVQPVKSGYESIVDGVAASYVGKSVPGACIIIAEHGTAVFSKCYGYANLDTQQRILPDTDFFEWGSITKTLVWVSALQLEEKGLLDLNADIRRYLPDNFLHNIRYDAPITMLDLMNHTAGFEEYLIDFRYLNEQPVKPLIDVLSAHQPTQVFEPGSVSAYSNWGAALAGFIVERVSGQSFDEYVSEHIFAPLGIQDAELKPQWTAETLKKKINGYSYAKKGFRKEDFMRLRLYPAGSLNGTPNALIKYASELAKKSGEPSLLFSDPATKDKLFGETYRSFGAASGLAHGFWEYTKNNGIFGHEGGTYGFQTQLWVQPERERAILIATNVMESDFCRSLMNELVQSDRTQAGKETSANTNGNAGTNAAAGTDTADFARFSGEYFPARSIWTHAGKLNGYMQMISIQQNTDGIVLKKRSDGKSLAYRSIGNNRFYCEEALPEEQYVAFKTENGDVLSMTFFLAHDYVPAKGMYTTGFLLSCVTAFVLAFVFWLGSGIALAVSGIRSLRQTIKSAPTIRAGFDRLPKVLCTACGLIADVSIIVGMRNWFAIYTIDSVQMNLIVAINTACALCMICSCVYLFYKKRFAAAVMFSAVCAVQLYSSVCLGFFHAV; encoded by the coding sequence ATGTATAAAACGTTACGGTCGCTCAGTGATGTTTTCCGCCGTTTATGCCGTGCAGCAGTATTTTTTCTTTGCCTCTGTGCCGCCGCGCAAGATGTACAACCGGTAAAAAGCGGATACGAAAGCATCGTCGACGGCGTAGCTGCATCCTATGTTGGAAAGAGCGTTCCGGGAGCATGCATTATTATCGCCGAACACGGTACTGCCGTTTTTTCAAAATGCTACGGATACGCAAACCTCGACACACAACAGCGCATACTGCCCGATACCGATTTTTTTGAGTGGGGTTCCATTACCAAAACGCTCGTATGGGTAAGCGCACTGCAACTTGAAGAAAAAGGCTTGCTTGACCTTAACGCGGACATACGGCGCTATCTTCCCGACAACTTTTTGCACAACATACGATACGATGCGCCCATTACCATGCTCGACTTAATGAACCATACCGCAGGTTTTGAAGAATATTTAATCGATTTTCGTTATTTGAACGAACAGCCGGTAAAACCGCTTATCGATGTATTGTCCGCACATCAGCCGACACAAGTATTTGAGCCGGGAAGCGTATCGGCGTACTCAAACTGGGGCGCGGCACTTGCGGGTTTTATCGTAGAACGGGTAAGCGGTCAAAGTTTTGACGAGTACGTTTCCGAACACATCTTTGCGCCGCTCGGCATACAAGACGCAGAGTTAAAACCGCAGTGGACAGCCGAAACGCTCAAAAAAAAGATAAACGGGTACTCGTATGCGAAAAAAGGATTTCGCAAAGAAGATTTTATGCGCTTGCGGCTGTACCCCGCAGGTTCATTAAACGGAACGCCGAACGCGCTCATAAAATATGCATCCGAATTGGCAAAAAAAAGCGGCGAGCCTTCGCTTTTATTTTCGGATCCTGCGACGAAGGACAAGCTGTTCGGCGAAACATACCGTTCTTTCGGAGCCGCTTCGGGGCTTGCGCACGGCTTTTGGGAGTATACGAAAAACAACGGCATATTCGGACACGAGGGCGGAACTTACGGTTTTCAAACCCAGCTGTGGGTTCAGCCGGAGCGGGAGCGCGCAATCCTCATTGCAACGAATGTTATGGAATCCGATTTTTGCCGCAGTCTTATGAATGAACTTGTTCAAAGCGATCGGACGCAAGCCGGCAAGGAAACGAGCGCAAATACAAATGGAAATGCCGGCACAAATGCCGCTGCCGGTACCGATACGGCGGACTTTGCACGGTTTTCGGGCGAATATTTTCCGGCGCGTTCCATATGGACTCACGCGGGAAAACTGAACGGTTATATGCAAATGATTTCCATACAACAAAATACGGACGGTATTGTACTGAAAAAAAGAAGCGACGGTAAAAGCCTCGCGTATCGATCAATCGGAAACAACCGCTTTTATTGCGAAGAAGCGCTGCCGGAAGAACAATACGTTGCTTTTAAAACCGAAAACGGAGATGTCCTTTCCATGACTTTTTTTCTTGCGCACGATTATGTTCCGGCAAAAGGAATGTATACCACCGGCTTTTTGCTGTCGTGTGTAACAGCTTTTGTACTAGCCTTTGTATTTTGGCTTGGCTCCGGTATAGCCCTTGCAGTGTCGGGCATTCGCTCGCTGCGCCAGACGATTAAATCCGCACCTACTATACGTGCCGGCTTCGACCGGCTGCCAAAAGTTCTATGCACCGCATGCGGCTTAATTGCGGATGTGAGCATAATTGTGGGAATGCGCAATTGGTTTGCAATTTATACGATAGATTCGGTTCAGATGAATCTTATAGTTGCGATAAATACCGCATGCGCACTGTGCATGATATGCAGCTGTGTGTACTTGTTTTATAAAAAGCGTTTCGCTGCGGCAGTGATGTTTTCCGCCGTCTGTGCGGTGCAGCTGTACTCGTCGGTTTGTTTAGGCTTTTTTCATGCCGTGTAA
- a CDS encoding type II toxin-antitoxin system RelE/ParE family toxin yields MVYNVRVTDKAKADLDEIIRYIAEKLSNVTAAANLLADFVKQKNNLQNSPYMYPLCNDIRLQKKGYHRFLFYKNYLALYSIDDKEKIVYILHIFYAKRDYVKSV; encoded by the coding sequence ATGGTTTATAACGTCAGAGTAACCGATAAAGCAAAGGCAGACCTTGATGAGATTATCAGGTATATTGCAGAAAAGCTTTCAAATGTAACCGCTGCCGCCAATTTGCTTGCAGACTTTGTAAAACAGAAAAATAATTTACAGAATTCGCCATATATGTATCCACTGTGTAATGATATAAGATTGCAGAAGAAAGGATATCATAGATTCCTTTTTTATAAAAACTATCTAGCTTTGTATTCGATTGATGATAAAGAAAAGATTGTATATATATTGCATATATTTTATGCAAAAAGGGATTATGTAAAATCGGTGTAA
- a CDS encoding alpha/beta hydrolase, translated as MNNAVIYVHGKGGSADEANHYKKPFNDNYEVIGFDYKVELPWQAKEEFQHYFDFIAPKYSEILLIANSIGAYFSLISLSEKQITKTLLISPIVDMENLILTMMKKAKVSEEELRAKKIISTSFGEPLSWEYLSFVRNNPIVWNIPTGILYGKKDDMTSLETMTNFAHTINASLTIFDRGEHWFHTEAQMNFLDTWVKRFIQ; from the coding sequence ATGAACAACGCTGTTATATATGTGCACGGAAAAGGCGGTTCCGCAGACGAAGCAAATCATTATAAAAAACCTTTTAATGACAATTATGAAGTTATAGGATTCGATTATAAAGTGGAATTACCGTGGCAGGCTAAAGAAGAATTTCAACACTATTTTGATTTTATCGCTCCAAAGTACAGTGAAATTTTATTAATCGCAAACAGTATAGGAGCTTATTTTTCTCTGATTTCTTTATCGGAAAAGCAAATCACAAAAACCCTGCTTATTTCGCCCATTGTCGATATGGAAAATCTAATCTTAACTATGATGAAAAAGGCAAAGGTATCCGAAGAAGAACTGAGGGCAAAAAAGATAATCAGTACTTCTTTCGGCGAACCCCTATCGTGGGAATATCTTTCTTTTGTCAGGAACAATCCTATAGTATGGAACATTCCTACCGGCATTCTTTACGGTAAAAAAGACGATATGACTTCTTTGGAAACAATGACGAATTTTGCACATACAATAAACGCGAGCTTAACGATTTTTGATAGGGGCGAACATTGGTTTCATACGGAAGCGCAAATGAATTTTTTAGATACGTGGGTTAAAAGATTCATTCAGTAG